A region from the Roseofilum reptotaenium CS-1145 genome encodes:
- the pstS gene encoding phosphate ABC transporter substrate-binding protein PstS: MFSFSNCKRKSISLLIAALSAVALASCAGGDDTSQVGSTTGGGEAKSTSKLALAGNTSLTGAGASFPAPLYQRWFLDFSNATPNLQIDYQSVGSGAGVERFMQNLVNFGASDVAMKDDEISEVDKGVLMLPMTAGSVVMAYNLPGVDELNLTQEALIDILLGNITQWNDPKIASANSGITLPDTNITVVYRSDGSGTTGVFTKNLSAMSEEWKNQVGEGKTVEWPVGIGGAKNDGVAAQVRQTEGAIGYLELGFAKSAGLNMASLENKSGNFIYPTDEAASQSLAAVQLPENLRAFVTNPEGEESYPIVTYTWLLAYKEYDDPEIAKSVEAMIEYGLNEGQTISADLGYIPLPDNVREKVAMVADSISPDYEIEVK, encoded by the coding sequence ATGTTTTCCTTCTCTAACTGCAAGCGTAAAAGCATTTCCCTATTAATTGCAGCCCTGAGCGCTGTAGCCTTAGCCTCCTGTGCTGGTGGAGATGATACATCTCAAGTGGGAAGCACTACAGGTGGAGGTGAAGCGAAATCCACCAGCAAATTGGCCCTAGCCGGTAACACCAGTTTAACGGGAGCCGGAGCCTCTTTTCCCGCCCCTCTTTACCAACGCTGGTTCCTAGACTTTAGTAATGCAACCCCCAACCTTCAGATTGACTATCAGTCGGTTGGTAGTGGAGCTGGGGTAGAACGATTTATGCAAAACTTGGTTAACTTTGGAGCCAGTGATGTAGCGATGAAAGATGATGAAATCTCCGAAGTTGACAAAGGCGTTTTGATGCTCCCCATGACCGCTGGAAGTGTGGTAATGGCTTATAACCTTCCAGGTGTTGATGAACTCAACTTAACCCAAGAAGCTTTGATTGATATCCTCTTAGGGAATATTACCCAATGGAATGACCCCAAAATTGCCTCAGCTAATTCCGGTATCACTCTTCCAGATACAAATATCACCGTAGTTTATCGGTCTGACGGTAGCGGAACCACAGGGGTGTTCACTAAAAATCTGAGCGCCATGAGCGAAGAGTGGAAAAACCAAGTTGGTGAAGGCAAAACTGTAGAATGGCCGGTTGGTATTGGTGGAGCCAAAAATGATGGGGTAGCCGCCCAAGTCAGGCAAACAGAAGGAGCCATTGGTTATCTAGAGCTAGGATTTGCCAAAAGCGCCGGCTTGAATATGGCATCCCTAGAAAATAAATCGGGTAATTTTATTTATCCCACTGATGAAGCAGCATCTCAATCCCTGGCAGCGGTGCAATTACCGGAAAACTTACGCGCTTTTGTCACGAACCCAGAAGGGGAAGAGTCTTATCCGATTGTCACCTATACTTGGTTGCTGGCCTACAAGGAATATGATGATCCAGAAATTGCCAAGTCTGTCGAAGCCATGATTGAATATGGTCTGAACGAGGGACAAACGATTAGTGCCGATTTGGGCTACATTCCCTTACCGGATAACGTGCGGGAAAAAGTGGCCATGGTTGCTGATTCCATTAGCCCAGATTATGAGATTGAAGTGAAATAG
- a CDS encoding DedA family protein: MSLEFLSLDTIQSLASQYGYWTIFLGIMLENTGLPLPGETITLVGGFLAGSGEMVYWRVLISAIAGAAIGDSCGYWIGRTGGWPLLLKVGKFFRVAEHQLENAKSKFQQNAARAVFLGRFIALLRIFAGPIAGIVEMPYPKFLLCNVAGATLWASVMVSLAFFVGHLISLEQLIAWVGQFAILALLLLIAWIVVPLWLEARASEN, translated from the coding sequence ATGTCCTTAGAATTTCTCTCACTCGATACAATTCAATCCCTCGCCAGTCAATACGGATACTGGACCATCTTCCTGGGCATAATGCTCGAAAATACCGGACTCCCCCTACCCGGTGAAACCATTACCCTCGTTGGTGGATTTCTAGCGGGTAGCGGTGAAATGGTATATTGGCGAGTTCTCATTAGTGCGATCGCCGGAGCGGCGATCGGGGATAGTTGTGGATATTGGATCGGCAGAACCGGAGGATGGCCCCTACTGCTCAAAGTAGGCAAATTCTTTCGAGTCGCTGAACATCAACTGGAAAATGCCAAAAGCAAATTTCAGCAAAATGCCGCTCGCGCCGTCTTTCTCGGTCGCTTCATTGCCCTGCTGCGGATCTTTGCTGGACCGATCGCAGGTATTGTAGAAATGCCCTATCCTAAATTCCTCCTCTGTAACGTTGCTGGAGCCACCCTTTGGGCAAGTGTTATGGTGAGTCTCGCGTTCTTTGTTGGTCACCTCATTTCCCTCGAGCAACTCATCGCTTGGGTGGGACAATTTGCGATCCTCGCCCTACTTCTCCTCATCGCTTGGATTGTCGTTCCCCTATGGCTAGAAGCCCGTGCCTCTGAAAACTGA
- the murA gene encoding UDP-N-acetylglucosamine 1-carboxyvinyltransferase, translating to MEDRAINTVISTNVAPVAAAKTPSMLEIEGKFRLSGQVQISGAKNSALAILAGVVLCSQTCRLRNVPNLVDVNRMGQILESLGIQLQRQGDTLELDATDITQGQAPYEVVSQLRASFFIIGPLLARLGTAQVPLPGGCAIGARPVDLHVRGLQAMGAHVQIEHGVVNAYAPQGKLKGAKIYLDYPSVGATETLMMAATLADGETCIENAAQEPEVVDLANFCRSMGARIKGAGTKTIWIEGVSQLHSTDYEVIPDRIEAGTFLVAAAITQSELLLNRVIASHLTPVIAKLEETGAKVIKEGERQLRLLPAERILPTDIETLPYPGFPTDMQAQFMALLTVADGNSMVTETVFENRLRHVAELQRMGANIRVKGNIAIVKGVPLLSGAPVLATDLRASAALVLAGLAAEGTTTVQDLQHLDRGYEQLEVKLRNLGARLTRIESVS from the coding sequence TTGGAGGATAGAGCTATTAATACCGTGATTTCAACTAATGTCGCGCCTGTGGCAGCGGCAAAAACCCCTTCTATGCTTGAAATTGAAGGCAAATTCCGCTTAAGCGGCCAAGTGCAGATCAGTGGAGCCAAAAACTCCGCCTTAGCTATTCTCGCAGGCGTAGTACTTTGCTCCCAAACTTGCCGATTACGCAATGTACCCAACCTGGTTGATGTCAATCGCATGGGCCAGATTCTAGAATCTTTGGGCATTCAGCTCCAACGCCAGGGAGACACCCTAGAATTGGATGCCACTGACATCACTCAAGGACAAGCACCCTATGAAGTAGTTAGCCAACTGCGAGCCAGTTTCTTTATTATTGGCCCCTTATTAGCCCGTTTGGGTACAGCCCAAGTCCCCTTACCCGGTGGCTGTGCGATCGGCGCTCGTCCTGTAGATCTGCATGTGCGCGGACTCCAAGCCATGGGGGCCCATGTCCAAATCGAACATGGAGTTGTGAATGCCTATGCTCCCCAGGGTAAACTCAAAGGAGCTAAAATCTATCTGGATTATCCCAGTGTGGGGGCAACGGAAACCCTGATGATGGCAGCGACCTTAGCGGATGGGGAAACCTGTATTGAAAATGCTGCGCAAGAACCCGAAGTTGTAGATTTGGCTAACTTCTGTCGTTCTATGGGCGCTCGCATTAAGGGAGCTGGCACAAAAACGATTTGGATTGAAGGGGTTTCTCAACTGCATAGTACCGACTATGAAGTCATTCCCGATCGCATTGAGGCTGGAACCTTTTTAGTCGCGGCTGCCATTACCCAATCCGAATTGTTGCTCAATCGGGTGATTGCCTCTCACCTGACTCCAGTAATCGCTAAATTAGAAGAAACGGGCGCAAAAGTAATCAAAGAAGGAGAAAGACAATTACGCCTTCTTCCCGCAGAGCGCATTTTGCCGACAGACATTGAAACCCTTCCTTATCCTGGCTTTCCCACAGATATGCAAGCCCAGTTTATGGCTTTGCTCACCGTAGCCGATGGTAATAGTATGGTCACCGAAACCGTGTTTGAAAATCGTCTACGCCATGTGGCTGAATTACAACGCATGGGAGCCAATATCCGTGTTAAGGGGAATATAGCTATTGTTAAAGGTGTACCCCTGTTATCAGGTGCGCCGGTATTAGCCACAGATTTACGGGCTTCCGCTGCTCTAGTTTTAGCGGGATTAGCTGCTGAAGGCACCACAACCGTTCAAGATTTACAACATCTAGACCGGGGATATGAACAGCTTGAAGTCAAACTGCGAAATCTAGGGGCCCGCTTAACCCGAATTGAAAGCGTCTCTTAA
- the psb27 gene encoding photosystem II protein Psb27, with amino-acid sequence MKRFFARLLPLILVAIMGLVGCSNTPSVITGNYSQDTLNMVDSLRTAIELPEDAPNKAEAQAEARELINQYASRYRRDRSVATLTSFTTIRTALNSLAGHYSSYPNRPVPEKLKQRINQELRQVEAALKRGA; translated from the coding sequence ATGAAGCGATTTTTTGCACGATTGCTACCCTTGATTTTAGTGGCGATCATGGGTTTGGTTGGGTGTTCCAACACCCCTTCTGTGATTACAGGCAACTATTCTCAAGATACTTTGAATATGGTTGATAGCCTACGCACAGCGATTGAACTTCCTGAAGATGCTCCCAATAAGGCTGAGGCTCAAGCAGAGGCAAGGGAGTTAATTAATCAATATGCGTCTCGATATCGTCGAGATAGATCTGTGGCTACTTTAACTTCATTTACCACAATCCGCACAGCACTCAACAGTTTGGCAGGACATTATAGTTCTTATCCGAATCGTCCGGTTCCAGAAAAGTTAAAACAACGGATTAACCAGGAATTGCGCCAAGTCGAAGCAGCGCTTAAACGGGGAGCCTAA
- the pstC gene encoding phosphate ABC transporter permease subunit PstC — MVSVAKAESGRSRSNVEKNLDRGFIGLTFIFALSIAAILIIITLTVGLGALDALQQFGIPFLFQSAWNPVQDEYGIWPMIYGTMMSAAIALMIAVPLGLGTAVFLSEDFIPVNIRTVLVFLVELLAAIPSVVYGLWGIFVLIPLIKPMGDFMHNTFGWFPLFSTPLAGPGMLPAGLVLSIMILPIITAIARDSLASLPPDLRQASLGLGATRWVTIFRVLLPAAFSGIVGGIMLALGRAMGETMAATMLIGNSNKMSLSILAPGNTIASLMANQFPEASGLQVSALMYAGLILMILTLVVNVLAEWIVNQVKAKYD, encoded by the coding sequence ATGGTTTCTGTAGCAAAAGCTGAATCTGGGCGATCGCGCTCTAATGTAGAAAAAAACTTAGACCGAGGTTTTATTGGTCTTACCTTTATTTTTGCCTTATCCATTGCCGCTATCCTAATTATCATCACCCTCACTGTGGGTTTGGGTGCTCTTGATGCTCTGCAACAATTTGGTATTCCCTTTCTCTTCCAAAGTGCCTGGAACCCGGTTCAAGATGAATATGGGATTTGGCCCATGATCTACGGAACGATGATGAGTGCAGCCATTGCTCTAATGATTGCTGTACCTCTCGGTCTGGGAACGGCTGTTTTCCTGAGTGAAGACTTTATTCCCGTCAATATCCGTACTGTTTTGGTGTTTCTTGTCGAACTGCTGGCAGCTATTCCCAGTGTGGTGTATGGATTATGGGGGATTTTCGTCTTAATTCCTCTGATCAAGCCTATGGGTGACTTTATGCATAACACCTTTGGGTGGTTTCCCTTGTTTAGCACCCCTCTAGCTGGCCCAGGCATGTTACCGGCTGGATTAGTCCTATCTATTATGATTCTACCGATTATTACGGCGATCGCCCGTGATTCCCTAGCTAGCTTGCCTCCAGACCTGCGACAAGCCTCCCTAGGACTCGGTGCAACCCGGTGGGTCACCATTTTTCGCGTTCTCCTGCCAGCCGCCTTCTCCGGTATCGTTGGCGGAATTATGTTAGCTCTTGGTCGAGCCATGGGAGAAACCATGGCAGCTACCATGCTCATCGGTAACTCTAACAAAATGAGCCTCTCGATTTTGGCTCCCGGTAATACCATTGCCTCATTGATGGCGAACCAATTCCCTGAAGCCTCTGGACTACAGGTTTCTGCCCTCATGTACGCCGGTTTGATTCTGATGATTCTGACCTTAGTCGTCAATGTGCTAGCTGAATGGATTGTCAATCAAGTCAAAGCCAAATATGACTAG
- a CDS encoding adenosine deaminase — protein MALYAELHRHLGGSVVPRILWRYFHRSGSEWSEQFAEYPEFEDFYTRPRKTLDEYLELHTLVEKTQTLDTLPYFIYRLIRGAYVFENLAYLELRYTPYLRTPEEYSQNDRIDRMAAIVEAVGQASQNHNYSIITSQILCTHSRLPDEVNRAIVELAAQMPEYVCGIDLAGGDAHYGDRLSELIQLYEYARSLGLKTTGHLYETHEGCYPELLPYLMRIGHGIQIPLHYPHLLPQLARQGQCLEVCPTTYLKTGTLDDLSELKIVFDRCFDAGVDIAICTDNAGLHNVRLPFEYENLLTLDIIDFEQLQACQDASFRHAFAWPYPEHPASLLTGLLQNEPNPNLTPALT, from the coding sequence GTGGCTCTTTATGCTGAACTCCACCGACACTTAGGCGGTTCGGTCGTCCCTCGCATTCTCTGGCGCTATTTTCACCGTAGTGGCTCAGAATGGTCTGAGCAGTTTGCTGAGTATCCTGAGTTTGAAGATTTCTATACCCGTCCTCGGAAAACCTTAGATGAATATTTAGAACTCCATACCTTAGTTGAGAAAACCCAAACTTTAGACACATTACCCTATTTTATTTATCGCTTGATTCGAGGGGCTTATGTGTTTGAAAATTTAGCCTATTTGGAATTACGCTATACGCCTTACCTACGGACTCCAGAAGAGTATAGCCAGAATGATCGTATCGATCGCATGGCGGCTATTGTGGAAGCTGTAGGTCAGGCGAGCCAAAATCATAACTATAGTATTATTACAAGCCAGATCCTCTGTACCCATTCTCGTCTGCCTGATGAGGTAAATCGGGCGATTGTGGAACTTGCCGCCCAAATGCCTGAATATGTTTGTGGGATTGATCTTGCAGGTGGAGATGCCCATTATGGCGATCGCTTGTCGGAATTAATTCAGCTCTATGAGTATGCGCGATCGCTCGGCCTCAAAACAACCGGACATCTCTACGAAACCCATGAGGGTTGTTATCCTGAACTACTCCCCTATCTGATGCGTATTGGCCATGGGATTCAAATTCCCCTCCACTACCCTCATCTCTTACCGCAACTGGCGAGGCAAGGGCAATGTCTAGAAGTATGCCCGACTACCTACCTGAAAACAGGAACTCTAGACGACTTAAGTGAACTGAAAATTGTCTTTGATCGCTGTTTTGACGCTGGGGTAGACATTGCTATTTGCACCGATAATGCCGGACTCCATAATGTTCGTCTACCCTTTGAATATGAAAACTTACTAACTTTAGACATCATCGACTTTGAGCAACTCCAAGCCTGTCAAGATGCTTCATTCCGTCATGCTTTTGCTTGGCCTTACCCCGAACACCCAGCTTCTCTGTTAACGGGACTCTTGCAAAACGAACCAAACCCCAATCTAACCCCAGCCTTAACCTAG
- the pstA gene encoding phosphate ABC transporter permease PstA, translated as MNPSTESKSLASSLIQDNSRPRAIFDRVMTTISGICIGLTILPLFAVLIYVIIKGGSRLSLALFTQLPPAAGQTGGGIANAILGTFITVGIASVIAVPIGVLAAVYLSEFSSSSQVARKVARGIRFATNVLSGVPSIIAGVFAYSLVVLTTGTFSALAGGVALSVLMLPTIIRTTDEALQIVPQDIRWASVGVGASNYQTVLKVVLPAALPAILTGVTLAVARASGETAPLLFTALNSNFWPRGLMAPTPSLAVLVYNFASSFDLKLQELAWAASLVLVMLVLISSIIARLATRQSQF; from the coding sequence ATGAACCCTTCTACAGAATCGAAGTCCCTAGCCAGTAGCCTAATCCAAGATAATAGCCGCCCCAGAGCCATATTTGATCGGGTGATGACAACCATTTCTGGGATTTGTATTGGACTAACAATATTGCCCCTATTTGCGGTCTTAATTTATGTGATTATTAAAGGAGGATCGCGCCTAAGTCTAGCTCTATTCACCCAATTGCCACCAGCAGCCGGACAAACTGGAGGAGGAATTGCTAACGCTATCCTAGGAACGTTTATTACCGTCGGCATTGCCAGCGTAATTGCTGTACCTATTGGCGTATTGGCAGCCGTTTATCTATCTGAATTTAGTTCGAGTAGCCAAGTCGCCCGTAAAGTGGCTCGTGGAATTCGGTTTGCCACGAATGTCCTGAGTGGTGTGCCCTCCATTATTGCTGGAGTCTTTGCATATAGTTTAGTTGTTTTAACCACAGGAACCTTTTCTGCCTTAGCAGGAGGCGTAGCCCTATCGGTGTTAATGCTTCCTACCATTATTCGGACCACCGACGAAGCACTGCAAATTGTACCTCAAGATATTCGTTGGGCATCCGTTGGTGTAGGAGCATCCAATTATCAAACTGTCCTTAAAGTGGTTTTACCCGCTGCCCTCCCTGCCATTTTGACTGGAGTCACCCTAGCGGTTGCCCGTGCTTCGGGAGAAACCGCGCCCCTCCTATTTACGGCACTCAATTCTAATTTTTGGCCCAGAGGCTTGATGGCTCCTACGCCATCCTTAGCCGTGCTAGTTTACAACTTTGCGAGTAGTTTTGATCTGAAACTGCAAGAATTAGCTTGGGCAGCATCTTTAGTCTTAGTCATGTTGGTATTAATCAGTAGTATTATTGCTCGATTAGCCACCCGTCAAAGTCAGTTTTAA
- the pstB gene encoding phosphate ABC transporter ATP-binding protein PstB — MTNADSTNADSTTVNKTETVLRTDNVSIFYGDFKAVRDVSMDIPKNRVTAFIGPSGCGKSTILRCFNRLNDLIPIFKLEGKIFYHDQSLYENNIDAVEVRRRIGMVFQKPNPFPKSIYDNIAYGVRINGLGKSKSEIDEIVERSLRQAALWDEVKDKMHQSGFALSGGQQQRLCIARTVAINPDVVLMDEPCASLDPISTLKVEELIHELKENYTIVIVTHNMQQASRVSDMTAFFNAKAIEGGKRFGYLVEYDNTEDIFQNPQEEATQQYVSGRFG, encoded by the coding sequence ATGACCAATGCAGATTCAACAAATGCAGATTCAACTACAGTGAACAAAACTGAAACCGTCTTAAGAACTGACAATGTAAGTATTTTTTACGGTGATTTTAAAGCGGTTCGGGATGTATCTATGGACATTCCCAAAAATCGTGTAACTGCTTTTATTGGCCCATCAGGATGCGGTAAAAGTACGATTTTAAGGTGTTTTAATCGTCTGAATGACTTAATTCCCATCTTTAAGTTGGAAGGAAAAATCTTCTATCACGATCAAAGTTTATACGAAAATAACATTGATGCAGTGGAAGTTCGCCGACGGATTGGCATGGTGTTTCAAAAACCCAACCCTTTCCCCAAATCCATTTATGATAATATCGCCTATGGTGTGCGGATTAATGGGTTAGGTAAATCTAAGTCAGAGATTGACGAAATTGTGGAGCGATCGCTCCGTCAAGCGGCCCTATGGGATGAAGTCAAAGATAAAATGCACCAAAGTGGGTTTGCCCTGTCTGGAGGACAACAACAGCGCCTGTGTATTGCTCGCACAGTTGCTATTAATCCGGATGTGGTGTTAATGGATGAACCCTGTGCATCCCTCGACCCCATTTCTACCCTCAAAGTAGAAGAACTGATCCATGAACTCAAAGAAAATTACACCATTGTAATTGTGACTCACAATATGCAACAGGCTTCGCGGGTGTCTGATATGACTGCCTTCTTCAACGCTAAAGCAATTGAAGGGGGTAAACGGTTTGGGTATTTAGTCGAATATGACAATACAGAAGATATTTTCCAAAATCCCCAAGAAGAAGCCACTCAGCAGTATGTCAGTGGACGCTTTGGATAA
- a CDS encoding STAS domain-containing protein → MTSTAMGQFTVLHPQGSFDAQRGEQISRQIEEISSQMSILCLDLAGVGFMDSAGLGKLVHGLKAARQQGCRLVLCNIPGQVKLILDIARLEGVFEIYPSYEKVLEVFQPDQLMALSAV, encoded by the coding sequence ATGACAAGTACAGCAATGGGTCAGTTTACGGTTCTTCACCCTCAAGGGTCTTTTGATGCTCAGAGGGGTGAACAGATTTCTCGGCAGATTGAGGAGATCTCCTCTCAAATGTCTATCCTTTGTCTAGATTTGGCTGGGGTGGGTTTTATGGATAGTGCGGGTTTAGGTAAATTGGTTCATGGACTCAAAGCAGCTCGCCAGCAGGGTTGCCGCCTGGTTCTGTGCAATATTCCAGGACAGGTGAAATTAATATTAGATATCGCTAGACTAGAAGGTGTATTTGAAATTTACCCTTCCTACGAAAAAGTATTAGAGGTGTTTCAACCGGATCAATTGATGGCATTAAGCGCTGTTTGA
- a CDS encoding Npun_F5560 family protein: MTHSSDSEAIQEFQAEMTRLQEELTLRDQLVQQLSQELFRLVKGNASFIPAQTGSADQTENLRSLQEQLQKVEEQVQFYQEQIQERDGEIYQLRQSVQELSDRSGMLEQVVQELPHLYRQKFAERMEPIREKVSLLQRENRQLHAELQSVSYRLAMRTRNPSRIDLPNFPITSPQT; this comes from the coding sequence ATGACCCATTCTTCTGACTCGGAAGCTATTCAGGAATTTCAAGCCGAAATGACGCGCTTGCAGGAAGAGTTAACCTTAAGAGATCAATTGGTACAACAGTTGTCTCAAGAACTGTTTCGCTTAGTGAAAGGAAACGCCTCATTTATCCCGGCTCAAACTGGGTCAGCAGATCAAACCGAAAATTTGCGATCGCTACAAGAGCAACTGCAAAAGGTGGAAGAGCAAGTACAGTTTTATCAAGAACAAATTCAAGAGCGAGATGGTGAGATTTATCAACTGCGCCAGTCCGTGCAAGAATTAAGCGATCGCTCTGGAATGCTCGAACAAGTCGTACAAGAACTTCCCCATCTCTATCGGCAAAAATTTGCCGAACGCATGGAACCCATCCGGGAAAAGGTTTCCCTCCTGCAACGGGAAAATAGGCAACTCCATGCTGAATTACAAAGCGTCAGTTATCGGTTAGCCATGAGAACCCGTAACCCGTCTCGCATTGATTTACCTAACTTTCCCATCACCTCTCCCCAAACCTAA